The sequence below is a genomic window from Thermococcus sp..
CGAGCATTACCTTCGGTCCCTTGCCCTCCTTGTGGGCTATAACGTTCCCGAGCTTGTCAACCCTAATCTCGTCAACGTAGGGCTTGAAGGCCTCGATTACAACGTCCCTGACACCGAGGAATTCAAACCCAGAAACTCCCGGGGCTTCAACGATTTTTTTTAGGAGCTCAAAATCCACCATGGGCATCGCCTCCGTTTAGATTTCCATCTAAATGTCAAGTGGGGAATTTTTAAGGTTTTCCAACAATTAAACTGCCCCAGTTTCAGAAGACGGGCGTTACTGTTAAAAGGGCATTAACTCAAACCCAATCTATGAAAAAACCAGTTCTGCTAAAACTAAACGTCATCCCCTGCACATTCATTGAGAGGCTCAACCGCTTTGTGGCCCTTGTTGAGGTGGATGGAGAACTCAAGAAAGCTCTTGTCACAAACACCGGTCGCTTAGAGGAGTTCATGGTTCCGGGAAAAAGGGCATTCTGCCTGCCAAAGAGCGGTGGGAAGACTGACTTCGTTCTGCTGGCCTTTGAAGACCTGGATGGAAAGGGAGCGATAATAGACACGAGGATGCAAGCTAAGGCCTTCGAGAGGGCCGTTGAGCTCGGCCTAATCCCTTGGCTCAAGGACTGTTCCATAAAGAGGAAAGAAGTTCGCGTCGGTAACTCAAGGCTAGACTACCTCCTCGACTGCCCGGGTGGAGAGCTCTACGGTGAAATGAAGAGCGCCGTTTTAAGGGGAGGGGAAAGGGGGGAGTACGCCATGTACCCGGATTGCCCTTCGCTGAGAGGGCAGAGGCACATACGTGAGCTCATAGGACTTGCCCGCTCCGGCAAAAAGGCCATAATTTTCTTCGTAGGGGCAATGCCCGGTGTCGAGAAGTTCAAGCCCTACGAGAAGGGGGACCCCGTTATAGCAAAACTCCTGAGAGTGGCCGTAAGGGAGGGAGTTAGGATTGAGGGCCTCTCCATCTCGCTGTCTCCATCTGGAGAGGTTATCCTTGAGAGACCCTCCTTGAAGGTTGAACTATGAGAACGGTTTTAAACCGGGGGGAGAATTATTGGCGGTGGTGAGCATGGCAATAGTGGACGTTAGGATTCTCGTTGAGGGGGCGAGCGACGTTGAGGTCGTCAGCAAGGCACTTCAGGGGCTCGCCCTGGGGAGCGAATACAACATAACGATTTCAGCTATAATTCCCACGACCAACGTGGAGATAGCGAAGAGCGCCGCGGCGGGTGCCGATTTGCTCATAATAGCCACCGACGCAGACAGGGTTGGAAGGGAACTTGCCGAGAGGCTCTTCAACGAGCTCGGCGAAATGGTCGGCCACATTGAGAGGATGAAACTCCCCCTGGGACACGATTTGGAGCACGTTGACGTTGAGCTCGTTAGGAAGGAGCTCAAGAACACCCTCGTACGGGCCGGGCTGAAGAGCCTTCAGGTTCTTCCCGAGTACATGGAGCTGAGGAAACAACTCCTCGATATCAAGGGAAAATACGACCAGCTGGCAAACGACTACGAGAGCCTTTACAAGGAGCACGAAGAGCTCCAGAAGAAATATGAGGAGTTGCATGCTGAGTACGTAAGGCTGAGGAACGAGAACGAAGGCCTTAGAGAGCTCCTTGACAAGAAGAGCAGGCCCGTTAAGATTGAAGAGGCCTGGACGAACCTGTTCCCGGCAGAACCCGTCCCGGATGAGAAGATTTTCGCCATAGCAGTTGAGAAACTCGGATTGGCTGGGAAGGTTATAGTTGGACAGGGCTACGTCTTTGCAGAGGACAGAGAGCTCATTGAGGAGCTAATGAAAACCGTCTACCTGAGCCTGGCCATAAAGGAGGGCCTTGAAGGAAAAGCCAATGAAGTGGAAAATGCAGGAGAACAGGAAGGCAAAAAGACCGAATCTACTGAGAACCCTGAAAGAGAACTCGAAATAATTGAGGCCAAGCTCAAGCCGGACGAACTGCTCTAAGGTCTGAGCTATGGAAGAGGTCATAGAGGAGTTCGAGACGTACCTCGACCTCGAGGGGAAGAGCCCCAACACTATCAGGATGTACTCCTACTACGTTAGACGATACCTTGAGTGGGGCGGGACAATAAACGCTCGCTCCGCCCTGCGTTTTTTGGCCAGACTTAGGAGGGAAGGCTACTCCAACAGGAGCCTTAACCTCGTTGTTCAGGCCTTGCGCTCTTACTTTCGCTTCGAGGGTTACGACGAGGAAGCCGAGAAGCTGAAGCCACCAAAGGTCCCGAGGAGTCTGCCAAAGGCTTTAACCCGGGAGGAAGTCAAGAGGCTCCTCTCGGTGATTCCACCAATAAAGAAGAGGGACAGGCTGATAGTCCTCCTGCTCTACGGGGCCGGTTTACGAGTCAGCGAGCTCTGCAACCTGAAGAAGGGCGACGTGGACCTGGAGAGGAATCTCATAGTTGTTCGTGGTGGTAAAGGGGCCAAAGACAGGGTCGTCCCGATTCCAGCTTTTCTGGGTGATGCCATAAGGGAATACCTTGAAAGCAGAGAAGACGAAAGCGAGTACCTCCTCGTTGAGGAGAGGAGACGGGAAAAGGACAGACTCTCGCCCAAAACCGTCTGGTATCTCCTGAGGAAATACGGGAATAAAGCCGGTGTTGAGGTTACTCCCCACAGGCTCCGCCACAGCTTCGCAACCCACATGCTTGAAAGGGGTGTTGATATCAGAGCTATTCAGGAGCTGTTAGGCCATTCAAACCTTTCAACTACTCAGATTTACACGAAAGTCACCGTTGAGCACCTGAAAAGGGCCCAGGAAAAAGCAAAGCTGATTGAGGGACTCCTTGAGGAACATTAACTTCTCGATGGTTGACTAGAGTGCTCCCTTTCTCCTCAAGAGGGCGAGATAGCTTGTGAAGGCTCCGGTTGAGATTGTATCGCCGAGCCCGACAGTTGAAACCGGATTCTTCACGAGCCTCGTTGGGATTATCACTATCTGGTATTCCCTCGTCCTTAGCCTTCTTTTAGCCTCTTCAAACCTGAGCTTAACGTATTCTCCGCGCTCGTTGTAGGGAACGCCCAATCCCGTTTCAAAGTCCCTTGGCGATTTTATGTCACCGAGCGAAGCCTTCGCCGCGGCTAAAGTCGTTGCCAGCTCAAGGCTCATTCTCAGCTCTTTTTCACTCAGAGGGTTATCGGCATGGGTTATGTACATCAGGTAGTAAATCGTGTGGATTTGCAGAACTTCGAGATTCATCTCGTCTATGAGGATTTTCCCGCCCAGAACGGTGTCCTCGATTCGGTTGTAGGTAAATATCCTTTCGGCCAGTTTCGGATAGCCGAGGGCACTCAGGACGTAGGCAATCTCTGACTCGTCCATCCCGACGCTATCAATAAGGGGAAAGAGGTTGTAAATGACCTTTTTCCTCAGCTCGCGGTTCTGGATTGATGCGAACTCAAGGTGAACCTTCAGGTCCTTTTCCCTTTTAAGAAGGAGTATGTCCTTTTTTGCCTCTCTTAGATAATAGTTGACATCCTTCCCGTCAGAGTAGCACAGTCTTATCCCCTGATAGCCGGAGAGGATTGCACCGTCCGTTTGGAGTCCGATTTCCGGGAGAAAAGGCTTTAGTTCGGGCCTCGTGTAAATTCTTATGCTCTCAAATCTGGCCGAGACTATGAAGCGGCCTGAATAGGGGACGGTTATAGTCTCGTTTCCAAGCCTGAAGGTCGTTCCGGCGCGGAACTCGAAGATGCGATTCACCTTTATTGGGTCGTTCTCCCTGTAAGCTTCTATTGGGTGCTTGAGGACCAGTTTTCCGTTTTCAACGACGGGATAGAACATGTTTGGCTTCCTGACGAACATCTCCGCCTGTCTCTTTGCAAGGTGGGGAGTGTAAACGATGACCCTTCTGAAGTCGAGGTTCGCCAAGAGGTTCGCTATTATCCCGGCCTGGCCACCGATTCTCTCGACGTCGTAATTGAAGCGGGAGTCAAACCATCCCTGGAGCTCTTCGTTGACGAGGGGAACTTCAATAGGTTTACCCGTCTTGAGTGCATGCACAATCCTTGCAACGAAGTCTATGGGCTCTTCAATCTGCCTCGGGAACTCCTCCATTCTCCTTCTCACTGCCTCGGTTCCGAACTCGTCTATAAGCCCCTGAATCGTTTTCCCGTTGAGGTATACTATTGCATCAACGTTCGCGTTGTATGCTGTGAACATCGATAGCTTCCTTGCCTCGTCGAGGAGCTCCATCATTTGTATCACCCTAGGTGACTAACTATGGAAAAGTGAAGAAGGGCGGCTTTAAAAGGTTTCGTTTAAAATTAGGATGGCAAAGCAAAAATAGTTAGAACACTTCTTCAGTAGTCTGTGAAAAGTTTTCCGAGACTTGGAATCCTGTCCATGATGTCCATTTCCCTCAGCGCGAGCCAGAGGGAAGCCTGATTGCTAGTAACCACGGGAACCCCTAGGTCTCTCTCCAGCGTTTCAATTATCTCAAAGGTCCTCCAGTTAGTGCAACTTATGAATATCGCCTCGGCCTCGTCGGTGAAGCTAGCCTTGGCGAGTCTGTAAGCTGTGTAGGGTTCGAGCTTGCCAATCTCAAGGTTGTCCTCAATGCCGAGACCCCTGATGTCCAGAACGGTGAACTCGTTCGCCTCAAGGAACTCCTTCTCCCGCTGGTTTATCTCGTTGGTATAGGGCGTTATCACGAGGATTTCCCTGACGTCGAGCATCTTGAGGGCCTCGATTACGGCCGTGCTCGTGCTCACAACCGGGACGTTTACCTCGTCTTCGATTTCCATCTCAAGCTTTTTCTCGTAGTCCTTTCCCCCAATGAAGGAACCACTGGTGCATCCATA
It includes:
- a CDS encoding toprim domain-containing protein codes for the protein MAIVDVRILVEGASDVEVVSKALQGLALGSEYNITISAIIPTTNVEIAKSAAAGADLLIIATDADRVGRELAERLFNELGEMVGHIERMKLPLGHDLEHVDVELVRKELKNTLVRAGLKSLQVLPEYMELRKQLLDIKGKYDQLANDYESLYKEHEELQKKYEELHAEYVRLRNENEGLRELLDKKSRPVKIEEAWTNLFPAEPVPDEKIFAIAVEKLGLAGKVIVGQGYVFAEDRELIEELMKTVYLSLAIKEGLEGKANEVENAGEQEGKKTESTENPERELEIIEAKLKPDELL
- the xerA gene encoding site-specific tyrosine recombinase/integron integrase, which encodes MEEVIEEFETYLDLEGKSPNTIRMYSYYVRRYLEWGGTINARSALRFLARLRREGYSNRSLNLVVQALRSYFRFEGYDEEAEKLKPPKVPRSLPKALTREEVKRLLSVIPPIKKRDRLIVLLLYGAGLRVSELCNLKKGDVDLERNLIVVRGGKGAKDRVVPIPAFLGDAIREYLESREDESEYLLVEERRREKDRLSPKTVWYLLRKYGNKAGVEVTPHRLRHSFATHMLERGVDIRAIQELLGHSNLSTTQIYTKVTVEHLKRAQEKAKLIEGLLEEH
- the sfsA gene encoding DNA/RNA nuclease SfsA — encoded protein: MKKPVLLKLNVIPCTFIERLNRFVALVEVDGELKKALVTNTGRLEEFMVPGKRAFCLPKSGGKTDFVLLAFEDLDGKGAIIDTRMQAKAFERAVELGLIPWLKDCSIKRKEVRVGNSRLDYLLDCPGGELYGEMKSAVLRGGERGEYAMYPDCPSLRGQRHIRELIGLARSGKKAIIFFVGAMPGVEKFKPYEKGDPVIAKLLRVAVREGVRIEGLSISLSPSGEVILERPSLKVEL
- the pfkC gene encoding ADP-specific phosphofructokinase — encoded protein: MMELLDEARKLSMFTAYNANVDAIVYLNGKTIQGLIDEFGTEAVRRRMEEFPRQIEEPIDFVARIVHALKTGKPIEVPLVNEELQGWFDSRFNYDVERIGGQAGIIANLLANLDFRRVIVYTPHLAKRQAEMFVRKPNMFYPVVENGKLVLKHPIEAYRENDPIKVNRIFEFRAGTTFRLGNETITVPYSGRFIVSARFESIRIYTRPELKPFLPEIGLQTDGAILSGYQGIRLCYSDGKDVNYYLREAKKDILLLKREKDLKVHLEFASIQNRELRKKVIYNLFPLIDSVGMDESEIAYVLSALGYPKLAERIFTYNRIEDTVLGGKILIDEMNLEVLQIHTIYYLMYITHADNPLSEKELRMSLELATTLAAAKASLGDIKSPRDFETGLGVPYNERGEYVKLRFEEAKRRLRTREYQIVIIPTRLVKNPVSTVGLGDTISTGAFTSYLALLRRKGAL
- a CDS encoding aspartate/glutamate racemase family protein, which produces MYGWRGRLGLIVPSSNTTMEMELHDYLPEGVSLHTARIPLRNVNEEELVKMNTLAVESAKLLRDAGVELILYGCTSGSFIGGKDYEKKLEMEIEDEVNVPVVSTSTAVIEALKMLDVREILVITPYTNEINQREKEFLEANEFTVLDIRGLGIEDNLEIGKLEPYTAYRLAKASFTDEAEAIFISCTNWRTFEIIETLERDLGVPVVTSNQASLWLALREMDIMDRIPSLGKLFTDY